A portion of the uncultured Bacteroides sp. genome contains these proteins:
- a CDS encoding sugar-binding domain-containing protein: MKKVLYFIALFIVVVFAGVPAKAQVSFGDAKRFNDPWLFSLTDDSTFVQSSFDDSQWRKLTLPHDWSIEGQLSPSLASCTGYLPGGIAWYRKHFNITDKAARHYIYFEGIYNRSEVYLNGHLLGKRPNGYISFLYDMTSYLKEGDNVLSVRVDHSRYADSRWYTGSGIYRDVWMIAAPNTHFAQWGVAWHATSLTDKMATIAVDMDIEKHVDAAGKLELQATLFDAEGKQVAKRSVRVSDGKKGTTKETLSLKLLKPQRWDLDSPYLYTLKTELLSNGKRIDGSETKVGLRTLKFDANKGFALNGEWMKVKGVCLHHDAGVLGAVVPRDVWKRRLKNLKEIGVNAIRMSHNPQAPVVYDLCDQLGLLVMDEASDEWEFPKRKWIKGWNVGEPGFEGSFDFFEEWIERDVTDMVRRDRNHPCIFLWSIGNEVDYPNDPYSHPILNGSTISQPMFGGYNPDAPNAKRIGTIAKRLAACVRAVDTSRAVTGALAGVVMSNQTEYPQAIDVVGYNYTEDRYDLDHATYPNRVIYGSETRSDYDAWCSVRDKEFIFGQFIWTGTDYLGESGRWPSRGLYTGLLDLGSFTKPRGYFRASLWSDNPVTYIGTYPKHNNLSIDAWDSWNYEAGQEIRVVCYTNAPQARLLLDGKVVGEMKPYDMKTGIIYWDIPYQPGELKAEGCNKEGKALFSYSIKTSGRPYALKVSADRQILSAEGSTAHITIEVVDENGIVVKLADNNITCEIEGPARLLGLEGSDNYDMGDYTDHRQRVFRGRLLAYVQTIGKEGQVRVKFSSPLLQGTETVLQVENK, translated from the coding sequence ATGAAGAAAGTCTTATATTTTATTGCCTTATTTATAGTGGTTGTTTTTGCTGGCGTACCTGCGAAGGCGCAAGTCTCGTTTGGTGATGCTAAAAGGTTTAATGACCCATGGCTGTTTAGCTTAACCGATGATTCAACGTTTGTTCAATCCTCTTTTGATGATAGTCAATGGCGAAAGCTGACGTTGCCACACGATTGGTCTATTGAAGGACAACTATCTCCCTCTTTGGCTAGCTGTACCGGTTATCTGCCGGGAGGAATAGCCTGGTATCGCAAACATTTCAATATAACGGATAAAGCTGCACGTCATTATATTTACTTTGAAGGGATATATAATCGCAGTGAAGTTTATTTGAACGGACACCTTTTAGGCAAACGTCCCAATGGATATATTTCTTTCTTATACGACATGACATCCTATCTGAAAGAGGGGGATAATGTATTATCCGTTCGGGTCGATCATAGCCGTTATGCAGACTCGCGTTGGTACACCGGATCGGGTATTTATCGTGATGTATGGATGATTGCTGCTCCGAATACGCACTTTGCTCAGTGGGGAGTTGCCTGGCATGCAACTTCTTTGACTGATAAGATGGCTACGATTGCTGTAGATATGGATATAGAGAAACATGTAGATGCTGCCGGTAAACTGGAATTGCAAGCCACACTCTTTGATGCCGAAGGAAAACAAGTAGCTAAACGAAGCGTCCGTGTTTCTGACGGGAAAAAAGGAACAACCAAAGAAACACTTTCACTGAAGTTGTTGAAACCGCAGCGTTGGGATTTGGACTCTCCCTATCTTTATACATTGAAAACAGAATTGTTAAGCAATGGCAAGCGTATTGATGGTAGTGAGACAAAAGTGGGCTTACGCACTCTGAAGTTTGATGCAAATAAAGGTTTTGCGCTGAATGGCGAATGGATGAAAGTAAAAGGCGTGTGTTTGCATCATGATGCCGGTGTACTTGGTGCGGTAGTGCCTCGTGACGTGTGGAAACGTCGTTTGAAAAATCTCAAAGAGATAGGGGTGAATGCTATCCGCATGAGCCACAATCCTCAAGCTCCGGTTGTTTATGATCTTTGCGACCAGTTGGGATTACTTGTTATGGATGAGGCTTCTGATGAGTGGGAATTCCCCAAACGTAAGTGGATAAAAGGTTGGAATGTAGGCGAACCCGGTTTTGAGGGCTCTTTTGATTTCTTTGAGGAGTGGATAGAGCGAGATGTGACTGATATGGTACGTAGAGACCGTAATCATCCATGTATCTTTTTATGGAGCATAGGTAACGAGGTGGATTATCCGAATGATCCTTATTCTCATCCTATTTTGAATGGTTCCACTATCAGTCAACCTATGTTTGGTGGATATAATCCCGATGCTCCGAATGCAAAAAGAATAGGAACTATTGCTAAGCGATTGGCAGCTTGTGTGCGTGCCGTCGACACTTCACGAGCTGTAACCGGAGCACTTGCCGGTGTTGTCATGTCTAATCAGACTGAATACCCTCAGGCAATAGATGTTGTGGGATATAATTATACGGAGGATCGCTACGATTTAGATCATGCAACTTATCCTAACCGCGTCATCTATGGCAGTGAGACCCGTTCTGACTATGATGCTTGGTGCTCTGTACGTGATAAAGAATTCATCTTCGGTCAATTCATCTGGACGGGTACAGATTATCTTGGTGAATCAGGTCGTTGGCCTTCTCGTGGACTTTATACGGGGTTACTTGATTTGGGCAGTTTCACCAAACCTCGCGGGTATTTCCGTGCTTCATTGTGGAGTGACAATCCGGTTACTTACATAGGAACGTATCCTAAACACAATAATCTATCTATTGATGCTTGGGATAGCTGGAACTATGAAGCAGGTCAAGAAATTCGCGTAGTATGCTATACCAATGCTCCCCAAGCTCGCCTATTGTTGGATGGGAAAGTAGTGGGAGAGATGAAGCCTTATGATATGAAGACCGGAATAATCTATTGGGATATTCCTTATCAGCCTGGAGAGTTGAAAGCAGAAGGTTGCAATAAAGAAGGTAAAGCTTTGTTCAGCTATTCGATAAAAACATCCGGACGTCCGTATGCATTAAAAGTGAGTGCTGATCGTCAGATACTTTCCGCTGAAGGCTCTACTGCTCATATTACTATAGAAGTGGTTGATGAGAATGGTATCGTAGTGAAACTTGCCGACAACAATATTACATGCGAGATCGAAGGCCCTGCTCGTCTTTTAGGGCTTGAAGGCTCTGACAATTATGATATGGGCGATTATACCGACCACCGTCAACGTGTTTTCCGCGGTCGTTTGCTGGCTTATGTACAAACTATTGGAAAGGAAGGACAAGTGCGGGTTAAGTTTTCGTCACCATTATTGCAAGGAACTGAAACCGTTTTACAAGTTGAGAATAAGTAA
- a CDS encoding NifB/NifX family molybdenum-iron cluster-binding protein produces the protein MKIAVPTRAHAVDDHFGHCEAYSVFTIGENKVIEKMEILPSPQGCGCKSNIASVLQEQGVDVMLAGSMGDGALNVLTNHGIKVYRGCTGNVAELVNQFLVTGLKDSGESCHHHDDADGEHQCHS, from the coding sequence ATGAAAATTGCTGTACCTACAAGAGCGCATGCTGTTGATGACCACTTTGGTCATTGCGAAGCCTATTCTGTTTTCACAATAGGCGAGAATAAAGTGATCGAGAAAATGGAAATTTTACCTTCTCCTCAAGGTTGTGGATGCAAAAGTAATATCGCATCGGTTTTGCAAGAACAAGGAGTAGATGTAATGCTTGCCGGTAGTATGGGAGACGGGGCGCTGAATGTCTTGACCAATCATGGCATAAAGGTTTATAGAGGATGTACCGGAAATGTTGCAGAACTTGTGAATCAATTTTTAGTTACCGGACTGAAGGATTCAGGAGAGAGTTGTCATCATCATGATGATGCAGATGGCGAACATCAATGCCATTCTTAG
- a CDS encoding ABC transporter permease yields MKINIPVSKAKEIARLQALRLSETTLSKAVIANNFLTDFADAVLFITKFVRETFSRKFEVREFFHQCFAIGYKSLSLISVTGFIMGFVLTIQSRPALVSFGAETMLPGMVAISLIREMGPVITALICAGKVASGIGAELGSMKVTEQIEAMEVSSTHPMRFLVVTRVWAATIMIPLLVLYADGLGIIGSWFGANIKGDVSLVLFFSQAFKNVGFVDLLPAVIKTFFFGAVIGLVGCYKGYNAGRGTESVGRAANSAVVLASLLILIVDMIAVQITDMLAL; encoded by the coding sequence ATGAAAATTAATATTCCTGTGTCAAAAGCGAAAGAAATAGCACGGCTTCAAGCTCTGAGGCTTAGTGAAACTACTCTTTCTAAAGCAGTAATTGCCAACAACTTCTTAACTGATTTTGCTGATGCTGTTTTGTTCATAACAAAATTTGTGAGAGAGACGTTTTCCCGTAAATTCGAAGTCCGGGAATTCTTTCATCAATGTTTTGCAATCGGTTATAAATCCTTGTCTCTCATATCAGTTACCGGCTTTATTATGGGCTTTGTACTTACCATCCAGTCGCGTCCGGCACTGGTGAGCTTTGGTGCTGAAACCATGCTTCCGGGGATGGTGGCCATTTCGCTGATTCGTGAAATGGGACCTGTAATAACGGCACTCATTTGCGCCGGTAAGGTTGCGTCCGGCATAGGTGCTGAATTGGGTAGCATGAAAGTAACCGAACAAATTGAGGCGATGGAAGTGTCTTCTACTCATCCAATGCGTTTTTTGGTTGTGACTAGGGTTTGGGCTGCTACGATCATGATTCCTCTGTTAGTGCTTTATGCTGATGGACTTGGAATCATCGGTAGTTGGTTTGGTGCTAATATAAAAGGAGATGTATCACTCGTCTTATTCTTTTCGCAAGCATTTAAGAATGTAGGTTTTGTTGATTTATTGCCCGCAGTGATAAAAACTTTCTTCTTTGGAGCGGTCATCGGATTGGTAGGCTGTTATAAAGGATATAACGCAGGGAGAGGAACGGAAAGCGTGGGTAGAGCGGCAAATTCGGCTGTAGTGTTGGCTTCTCTTTTGATCTTGATCGTTGATATGATCGCAGTACAAATCACTGATATGCTAGCATTATGA
- a CDS encoding NifB/NifX family molybdenum-iron cluster-binding protein, which yields MVIAISTDNNNVKAPVASHFGRCKWFCLFDTEKKECRFVENMFLAQSEQAGSDVADFLMKQGVGIVIAGRFGSKVINLFMKHNIQMVIPESVKTLTKIINQLNIE from the coding sequence ATGGTTATCGCTATTTCCACAGATAATAATAATGTGAAAGCACCTGTTGCTTCTCATTTTGGCCGATGCAAATGGTTTTGCTTGTTTGATACAGAGAAAAAAGAATGCCGCTTTGTTGAGAATATGTTTTTAGCTCAATCCGAACAAGCGGGCTCTGATGTCGCAGACTTTTTGATGAAACAAGGCGTTGGGATTGTTATAGCGGGTCGTTTTGGTTCAAAAGTAATAAATCTCTTTATGAAGCATAATATCCAGATGGTTATTCCGGAATCTGTTAAAACACTAACGAAGATTATTAATCAATTAAATATAGAATAA
- a CDS encoding DUF3990 domain-containing protein: MRLYHGSNTDIKVIDFAKCKPYKDFGQGFYLTEMKEQATLMARRTASIYGGDPLVSCFEFDEEGALNDTSLSIKHFDEPNEEWALFVMDNRSKKQKHSTHEYDIVIGPVADDTIATLFRNFEDGIIDLAMLVNGLKYKKISSQYFFHTQKATAYLKKL; encoded by the coding sequence ATGAGGTTATATCACGGATCAAATACGGACATCAAAGTCATCGACTTTGCCAAATGCAAACCCTACAAGGATTTCGGACAGGGTTTCTATCTGACAGAAATGAAGGAACAAGCAACACTTATGGCTCGGCGTACAGCATCAATTTACGGTGGAGATCCTCTCGTTTCCTGTTTTGAGTTTGACGAAGAAGGTGCATTGAACGACACTTCGCTGTCGATTAAGCATTTTGACGAACCCAATGAGGAGTGGGCATTATTTGTGATGGATAATCGAAGCAAAAAACAAAAACATTCAACTCATGAATACGACATTGTTATTGGTCCGGTAGCTGATGATACTATTGCTACGCTATTTCGTAATTTCGAGGATGGTATTATTGATTTGGCTATGTTGGTAAACGGACTCAAGTACAAGAAAATATCATCTCAGTATTTCTTTCACACGCAGAAAGCGACTGCATATCTGAAAAAACTATGA
- a CDS encoding MlaD family protein, with the protein MDMHTQKFKIRLGLFVAGGLTLFVLAIFIIGKQKNLFNPVFQLSSNFYNVGGLQVGNNVRFSGINVGTVDNIQIVNDSTVRVSMFVKKDVWQFIKSDCKVAIGSEGIIGDKMVNILQGTSEAPLAREGQLLESNEPVETDAIIASLSVTASNAEVVTQQLAEIMIKINGGEGTLGRLIQDTALAENLSRTVVNLRRGSKSLDENMTAAKHNFLLKGYFNKKEKAAEKKKKDAKEAVEKAAEKKAKAVKKAAEKREKEMKKNKD; encoded by the coding sequence ATGGATATGCATACTCAAAAATTTAAAATTCGTTTAGGACTCTTTGTTGCCGGAGGTTTGACACTGTTTGTACTCGCCATATTTATTATTGGTAAGCAAAAGAATTTGTTTAATCCGGTCTTTCAACTTTCTTCCAACTTTTATAATGTTGGTGGACTTCAGGTAGGAAATAATGTCCGTTTTTCCGGTATAAATGTTGGCACAGTAGACAATATACAAATCGTTAATGACTCAACGGTGCGAGTGAGTATGTTTGTTAAGAAGGACGTATGGCAGTTTATCAAATCAGATTGTAAAGTTGCTATTGGCTCTGAAGGTATTATTGGTGATAAAATGGTCAATATATTGCAAGGAACATCTGAAGCTCCTTTGGCTCGTGAAGGTCAATTACTCGAATCTAATGAGCCCGTGGAAACAGATGCTATCATCGCCAGTTTGAGTGTTACTGCGAGCAATGCAGAAGTTGTTACCCAGCAATTGGCTGAGATAATGATAAAAATAAATGGAGGAGAAGGGACTCTTGGACGGTTGATTCAGGATACCGCACTTGCTGAAAATCTGAGTCGAACCGTTGTAAATCTTAGGAGGGGCTCCAAGAGCTTAGATGAAAACATGACGGCTGCAAAACATAATTTCTTATTAAAAGGATATTTTAATAAGAAAGAAAAGGCAGCAGAGAAAAAGAAAAAAGACGCAAAGGAAGCAGTTGAGAAAGCAGCTGAGAAGAAGGCAAAAGCAGTTAAAAAAGCAGCAGAGAAGAGAGAGAAAGAAATGAAGAAGAATAAGGACTAA
- a CDS encoding ATP-binding cassette domain-containing protein produces the protein MKTEQTDVLLQDSPGVESKDVVVEITNLTKSFGPLEVLKDFSLNLYEGENLVVLGKSGSGKSVLIKCIVGLLRADGGTIKVFDRDVTALSDREMDEVRQDIGFLFQSGALYDSMTVKENLEFPLRRIRGHLKQKEIDAKIEEVLDNVGLLSALNKMPAQLSGGMRKRISLARTIVVDPKIILYDEPTTGLDPVTSDEISLLINDVQKKYKASSIIITHDIECARMTANRLIMLQDGKSYKEGTLAQFEKSTDSTIKLFFK, from the coding sequence ATGAAAACAGAACAAACAGATGTGTTATTGCAAGATTCGCCCGGAGTTGAATCTAAAGATGTGGTTGTAGAAATTACAAATCTGACAAAGTCATTCGGACCACTTGAAGTACTTAAAGACTTCTCTTTGAACCTATATGAGGGCGAAAACTTAGTAGTGTTAGGCAAGTCGGGAAGTGGAAAATCAGTACTAATAAAATGTATAGTTGGTCTGCTCAGGGCAGATGGGGGAACAATTAAAGTGTTTGATCGTGATGTAACCGCATTATCTGACCGAGAGATGGACGAAGTGCGTCAAGACATCGGCTTTCTATTTCAGAGTGGAGCATTGTACGACTCCATGACTGTGAAGGAGAATTTGGAGTTTCCATTGCGGAGAATTAGAGGACACCTTAAGCAAAAAGAGATTGATGCTAAAATTGAGGAGGTGTTGGATAATGTTGGTCTGTTGAGTGCCTTGAATAAAATGCCTGCGCAATTATCAGGTGGGATGCGGAAACGAATAAGTCTGGCACGAACCATTGTCGTTGATCCTAAAATCATTTTATATGATGAACCCACAACAGGTCTGGACCCGGTAACATCTGATGAGATAAGTCTATTAATTAATGATGTTCAGAAGAAATATAAAGCATCATCAATAATTATCACTCATGATATAGAATGTGCTCGTATGACAGCCAACAGGCTTATTATGTTGCAAGATGGCAAGTCATATAAAGAAGGTACTCTAGCTCAATTTGAGAAGTCGACCGATAGCACTATTAAATTATTCTTCAAATAA
- a CDS encoding DUF134 domain-containing protein, giving the protein MARTKKNRLIQMAPHFNGFKPQGLQHKQSAEVLINFEEYEALKLCDYELLTQAEAADLMLVSRPTFTRIYESVRRKIAKAFIEGASIVFEGGNVDVVHWYRCAKCEIVFTLVDDSAQCCPLCKSLEIKLNN; this is encoded by the coding sequence ATGGCACGTACAAAGAAAAACCGGCTTATACAGATGGCTCCTCATTTTAATGGGTTTAAGCCGCAAGGATTGCAGCATAAACAGAGTGCAGAAGTCTTGATTAATTTTGAAGAGTACGAAGCATTAAAACTTTGCGACTATGAATTACTTACGCAAGCAGAGGCGGCAGATTTAATGCTTGTTTCCCGACCCACATTTACACGAATCTATGAAAGTGTACGTCGAAAAATAGCAAAGGCTTTTATAGAAGGTGCTTCTATTGTTTTTGAGGGAGGAAATGTAGATGTGGTTCACTGGTATAGATGTGCAAAATGCGAGATCGTATTTACTTTGGTAGATGATTCTGCTCAATGTTGCCCGCTGTGCAAAAGTCTCGAGATAAAATTAAATAATTAG
- the gshAB gene encoding bifunctional glutamate--cysteine ligase GshA/glutathione synthetase GshB, which produces MKEELFKSADQLLKGNIWVDALFGLEKENIRVDKDGKLAQTPHPKVFGSKLKHPYITTDFSESQVEMITPPLPEIKQTIGFVETIHDIVSLELIDEYLWPQSIPPILPDDEQIPIAQYDEEGKAAQHYREFLAKKYGSRTQLISGIHFNLSYSEKLLEMLYRKINPSLSYEEFKDEVYLKTVRQMLRFRWLYVLLYGNSPVVDSSLELKCKLAPYTINRHVVALSIRNSCYGYRNISDLYPDYSSVTSFRSSVEQMIKEQQIASFKELYSPVRPKFVKGPEHISYVELRFIDIDPLSKAGITEDELSFLHALALYGLLSEEPDCFDAEAQAKANKYYGCVALYGLDEVPCMFEEKGEQINIWHKAKTQIQEIIALFEKLEISKSEYLDSLSHAMQLVEHPEKRKVYEVLNGVHAVGYIPYHIEKAANYLRESQQKNYNFIGLEDMELSTQLLLREAIRRGVSFDIMDRKENFIRLEKNDNIQYVKQATKTSLDNYASILAMENKLVTKKILEEHDIRVPKGEEYTRAEVAKADFLRLQGLPVVIKPNQTNFGTGITILKENMDEATFQRAIDIAFQHDSTILIEEFVAGKEYRFFVLKGEVVGILHRVPANVTGDGMRSIRELVEIKNQDPLRGKGYRTPLEKIQLGEAEAIFLQAQSKTFDSIPVSGETVYLRENSNISTGGDSIDFTDDIPDSYKQIAIQAAQALNVSITGLDMMIPDYTKEASKSNYAIIELNFNPAIHIHCHPFRGKNRKLNEKLMEVLGYQLF; this is translated from the coding sequence ATGAAAGAGGAACTATTTAAATCGGCAGATCAGTTATTAAAAGGAAATATCTGGGTAGACGCATTATTTGGTCTTGAGAAAGAGAATATTCGTGTGGATAAGGATGGGAAGTTGGCTCAAACTCCTCACCCAAAGGTCTTTGGTAGCAAACTGAAACACCCTTATATCACAACTGATTTTTCAGAAAGTCAGGTCGAAATGATTACTCCTCCATTGCCGGAAATCAAGCAAACAATCGGTTTTGTGGAGACCATTCATGACATTGTTAGTCTGGAGTTGATCGATGAATACTTGTGGCCCCAAAGCATTCCACCTATCTTGCCGGACGATGAGCAGATACCTATTGCCCAATATGACGAAGAGGGAAAGGCGGCGCAGCATTACAGGGAATTTCTTGCCAAGAAATATGGATCGAGAACTCAATTAATCTCCGGCATTCATTTTAATCTCTCTTATAGTGAGAAGCTATTGGAAATGCTTTATCGTAAAATCAACCCTTCATTATCGTACGAAGAATTTAAAGATGAAGTCTATCTGAAAACAGTTCGGCAAATGCTTCGCTTTCGCTGGTTATATGTCTTGCTTTATGGCAATAGCCCCGTGGTCGATTCTTCGTTGGAACTTAAATGCAAACTTGCACCATATACCATCAATAGGCATGTAGTGGCCCTCTCCATTCGGAATAGTTGCTACGGGTATCGAAATATTAGTGATCTGTATCCGGATTACAGCTCGGTCACGAGTTTCAGAAGCAGTGTTGAGCAAATGATAAAAGAGCAACAAATAGCCTCCTTCAAGGAATTGTATTCTCCGGTGCGACCTAAATTCGTGAAAGGTCCGGAGCATATCTCTTATGTTGAACTTCGATTTATTGATATTGACCCATTGAGTAAAGCCGGGATAACCGAAGACGAACTCTCTTTCTTACATGCGTTGGCTCTATATGGATTGTTGAGCGAGGAACCGGATTGCTTTGATGCGGAGGCTCAGGCAAAAGCCAATAAATATTACGGATGCGTGGCCCTGTATGGGTTGGATGAAGTGCCCTGCATGTTTGAGGAGAAGGGCGAACAGATAAATATTTGGCACAAAGCTAAAACACAGATTCAGGAGATAATCGCTTTATTCGAGAAACTCGAAATAAGCAAGAGTGAATACCTCGATTCATTGTCGCACGCAATGCAGTTGGTTGAACATCCTGAAAAACGCAAAGTTTACGAGGTACTCAATGGAGTTCATGCAGTGGGTTATATCCCCTATCATATCGAAAAGGCTGCCAATTACCTTCGCGAAAGTCAACAGAAAAACTATAACTTTATTGGCTTGGAAGATATGGAACTCTCCACTCAACTACTGCTACGTGAAGCCATAAGAAGGGGTGTCTCTTTCGATATTATGGATCGAAAAGAAAACTTTATCCGACTCGAAAAGAATGATAATATCCAGTATGTGAAACAGGCTACTAAGACTTCGTTGGATAATTACGCCAGCATATTGGCTATGGAAAATAAACTGGTTACTAAGAAAATACTAGAGGAGCACGACATCCGAGTTCCGAAAGGAGAGGAGTACACCCGGGCAGAAGTGGCGAAGGCCGATTTCTTACGTCTCCAGGGTCTGCCTGTAGTTATTAAACCCAATCAAACCAACTTTGGAACCGGAATAACCATACTAAAAGAGAATATGGATGAGGCTACTTTTCAGCGGGCTATCGACATTGCATTTCAACACGATTCTACCATCCTGATCGAAGAGTTTGTTGCAGGGAAAGAATATCGTTTTTTTGTGTTGAAAGGTGAGGTTGTAGGCATTCTGCATCGTGTACCTGCCAATGTAACCGGTGATGGCATGCGCTCTATTAGAGAGTTGGTGGAGATTAAAAATCAAGATCCATTGCGTGGTAAAGGTTATCGTACTCCGTTAGAGAAGATTCAGTTGGGTGAAGCCGAAGCCATCTTCTTGCAAGCGCAAAGCAAGACTTTTGACTCTATACCTGTGTCCGGCGAAACCGTTTATTTGCGAGAGAATTCAAACATAAGTACCGGCGGCGATAGCATTGACTTTACAGACGACATACCCGATTCTTATAAGCAAATAGCCATACAAGCCGCACAAGCTTTAAATGTTTCCATTACGGGTCTTGATATGATGATACCCGATTATACAAAAGAAGCATCAAAGAGTAACTATGCAATCATTGAACTGAATTTCAATCCGGCTATTCATATCCACTGCCATCCATTCAGGGGAAAGAATCGGAAATTGAATGAGAAACTAATGGAAGTCTTAGGATATCAATTGTTTTAG
- a CDS encoding DUF3791 domain-containing protein, which produces MNVDINKIGALICEERIRRGLTQEELGIRVGVGKAQISKIESGKGLTIKTVTKVLEALNMSATIRLVGSRNIEKHIIGYVIAIISEFAKAHNMTIREASNYLNRHKGLDFLTEHYEAEHLLSMDDSVQDLVRVCYNNGGGIL; this is translated from the coding sequence ATGAATGTAGACATTAATAAAATCGGAGCATTGATTTGTGAAGAGAGAATCCGACGTGGTCTGACACAGGAGGAGCTCGGCATAAGAGTCGGCGTGGGCAAAGCTCAGATATCAAAAATTGAGAGCGGTAAAGGCTTAACCATAAAAACAGTAACCAAAGTATTGGAGGCTTTGAATATGTCGGCAACCATCCGCTTGGTTGGCTCTCGCAATATTGAAAAACACATTATTGGTTACGTCATTGCCATTATTAGCGAGTTTGCTAAAGCACATAATATGACTATCCGAGAGGCAAGCAACTACCTGAATCGCCACAAAGGACTTGATTTTCTTACCGAACATTACGAAGCAGAGCATCTACTGTCTATGGATGATAGTGTACAGGATTTGGTTCGTGTTTGCTATAATAATGGAGGGGGAATATTATGA
- a CDS encoding MATE family efflux transporter, giving the protein MALHSKDFSVAANRARPNLITIQLVRLALPVIASSFMTMAYNSINIIFVGKFGSEAVAAVGSAGFYMNLSWGVSSLLTVGAGIKVSHAIGEGNIYLAKSYVKNGIWAVILLALLCAVSLIISRTYLIGLIQLNNPAIEKAAAGYLLLIAMSIPFLFQNLFFTSVFIGYGDSRSPFRINATALMMNILLDYIFIFQIGLGIRGAAIATILSQATATLLFYRKLNKTDDLKPMGTTYQYALLKDILKLGLSPTIQRISFTAVAIMMARIISDWGATAIAVQKVGIQIEAISFMTAGGFVSALSTISGQAYGAKDYRKQWTAFRSGMFLAFVIGSITSVLLITFPGFLFSIFLSDAQSIAMGREYLTILGFSQLFMCMELMATGAFFGWGRTNIPAITGILFTVLRIPMALIFIDFWQHSLSSVWWSISISSIAKGVVLVTLYIILFKLFIKKHHSN; this is encoded by the coding sequence ATGGCATTACATAGCAAAGACTTTTCAGTGGCAGCAAACAGAGCTCGACCTAATCTGATTACCATTCAATTAGTGCGGCTGGCATTGCCCGTCATTGCGTCTTCCTTTATGACTATGGCCTATAATTCTATCAATATAATCTTTGTTGGCAAGTTTGGTAGTGAGGCCGTCGCTGCGGTGGGTTCAGCCGGATTTTATATGAATTTAAGTTGGGGAGTATCTTCTCTACTGACAGTTGGTGCGGGAATAAAAGTATCCCATGCTATTGGTGAAGGCAATATATACCTTGCGAAGAGCTATGTCAAGAATGGCATCTGGGCCGTTATCCTGCTGGCTTTGCTTTGTGCTGTTTCGTTGATTATTAGCAGAACCTATTTGATTGGTTTGATTCAATTGAATAATCCCGCAATTGAAAAGGCGGCAGCGGGCTATTTGCTTTTGATTGCTATGAGCATTCCTTTCTTGTTTCAGAATTTGTTTTTCACCAGCGTATTCATTGGTTACGGAGATAGTCGATCCCCATTTCGTATTAATGCAACTGCATTGATGATGAATATCTTGCTAGATTATATTTTTATATTTCAGATTGGTTTAGGCATCAGAGGAGCGGCTATTGCCACTATTCTATCTCAGGCAACTGCTACTTTGCTATTCTACCGAAAATTGAATAAGACAGACGATTTGAAGCCCATGGGCACCACATATCAATATGCATTGCTGAAAGATATTCTAAAGTTGGGGTTGAGTCCCACTATTCAGCGCATTTCTTTCACCGCTGTGGCTATTATGATGGCTCGTATCATTAGTGATTGGGGTGCCACAGCCATCGCTGTTCAAAAGGTGGGGATACAGATTGAAGCAATTTCGTTTATGACGGCAGGTGGATTTGTTTCGGCTTTGTCCACCATTTCAGGGCAGGCCTACGGAGCAAAGGATTATCGGAAACAATGGACAGCTTTTCGTTCCGGAATGTTTCTTGCTTTTGTAATTGGTAGTATTACCTCCGTTTTGTTGATCACTTTTCCCGGTTTTTTGTTCTCAATATTTTTAAGTGATGCTCAGAGCATAGCTATGGGACGGGAGTATCTAACGATTTTAGGTTTTTCTCAACTTTTTATGTGCATGGAGTTAATGGCTACCGGAGCTTTCTTTGGTTGGGGTCGGACGAATATTCCTGCAATTACAGGAATCCTGTTTACAGTACTCCGAATTCCCATGGCTCTTATTTTTATTGACTTTTGGCAACATTCGCTCTCGTCTGTTTGGTGGAGCATCAGCATAAGCAGCATTGCAAAAGGGGTGGTACTGGTGACACTGTACATCATTCTTTTTAAACTATTTATTAAAAAACATCATTCAAATTAA